A stretch of Prunus dulcis chromosome 6, ALMONDv2, whole genome shotgun sequence DNA encodes these proteins:
- the LOC117629844 gene encoding peroxidase 73-like, with product MGRLNPILVWSLCLSLCLFLCPTSAQLKTNFYANVCPNVENIVKNVVTQKFQQTFVTVPATIRLFFHDCFVQGCDASVLVASTGNNKAEKDHPDNLSLAGDGFDTVIKAKAAVDAVPQCKNKVSCADILALATRDVIVLSGGPSYAVELGRLDGLSSSSKNVDGNLPKPTFNLNQLNSMFAAHGLSQADMVALSAAHTVGFSHCDRFSNRIYSFSAGNPVDPSLNKTYATQLQQMCPKNVDPDIAINMDPNTPRTFDNVYFKNLELGQGLFTSDQVLFTDARSQPTVKTWAKDNAAFQQAFITAMTKLGRVGVKTGSKGNIRSDCSVLN from the exons ATGGGTAGGCTCAATCCTATACTTGTTTGGTCGCTTTGCCTTAGTTTGTGCCTCTTTCTCTGTCCCACATCGGCGCAGCTAAAAACAAACTTCTATGCCAACGTCTGCCCCAACGTCGAAAACATTGTAAAAAATGTTGTCACTCAGAAATTTCAACAAACATTTGTCACAGTCCCAGCAACCATCCGTCTCTTTTTTCATGATTGCTTTGTCCAG GGTTGTGATGCTTCGGTTTTAGTTGCTTCCACTGGAAACAACAAAGCAGAGAAGGATCATCCAGATAATCTGTCATTAGCTGGAGATGGTTTTGATACAGTGATCAAAGCCAAAGCAGCAGTTGATGCAGTTCCTCAGTGCAAAAACAAAGTCTCTTGTGCTGATATTCTTGCCTTGGCCACCAGAGATGTCATTGTTCTG TCTGGTGGACCTTCGTATGCTGTTGAGTTGGGGAGATTGGACGGACTAAGTTCAAGTTCTAAAAATGTAGATGGGAACCTCCCCAAGCCAACCTTCAATTTGAACCAGCTCAATTCCATGTTTGCTGCCCATGGGTTGTCCCAGGCTGACATGGTCGCTCTTTCAG CGGCGCACACCGTTGGATTCTCTCATTGCGACAGGTTTTCCAATCGGATTTACAGCTTCAGCGCAGGGAACCCAGTGGACCCCAGTCTGAACAAAACGTATGCAACTCAACTCCAACAGATGTGTCCAAAAAATGTGGACCCCGACATAGCCATCAACATGGACCCAAACACGCCCAGAACCTTTGACAATGTCTATTTCAAGAATCTTGAACTTGGGCAAGGCCTTTTTACCTCAGACCAGGTCCTTTTCACGGACGCAAGGTCTCAGCCCACGGTAAAAACCTGGGCCAAAGACAACGCTGCTTTTCAACAGGCTTTTATTACCGCGATGACCAAGCTGGGCCGGGTCGGAGTCAAGACCGGTAGTAAAGGAAACATTCGTAGCGATTGTAGTGTTCTTAACTAA